The segment AAGGGGAGATATGTTTCTCCAGAAATTGTGAATGAACAAATTTCTCTGATTGGACTGGAAATTTTGAGATCTGTGCTTGATGATGTAAGACAGGCAAAATGGTTTTCTATTATGGCAGACGAGACTATGGATGTTGCATACAAAGAACAGTTAGTTGTATGTGTCAGATGGGTTGATGACAGCTTCAATATTCATGAAGATATGTTAGGTCTTTTTGAAATTCATTCACAAACAAGTGACTTTATAGCTTTGGCAGTGAAAGATGTTCTTATTAGAAGTGGTTTGCCCTTAGAATTATGTCGGGGTCAGGCATATGATGGTGCGCCAAATATGTCGGGACACTTAACAGGTGTAGCAAAACAAATCCAGAACCAGTATCCATCTTCCATTAGCGTCCACTGTTTTGCTCATTGTATTAATCTTAGTGTTCAAGATGTTACCAAAAAATGTTCCGCAATACGTGACTCAATGGACTTGGTCACTGAAATTGAAAAACTTATTTGTCTATCTCCAAAGAGAAAACATCTCTTCATGCAAAAGAAATTGCAAGAAACAAATCTTAGTTCACCAAACCTCAGACCAATTTGTCCAACTCGATGGACTGTTAGAACATATGCTATAGAATCTGTAATTCAGAACTACAAAGTTCTACAGGACGTTTTAGATGACATACATACTAATACTAATGATGAATACTCCAGACGAGCAGGTGGACAACTGGCTATGATGGAAAAgttttcaacatattttggATTGAAGCTATCACACTTAATATTTGCTGCATCTGAGCAGTTATCCATTTCAATCCAGGGGAAAAATACTTCAGCACAGGATGCTATCAGAGCTTCAAAAGCCACTGTATCCTACTTTGAGCGCCAGAGAAATGACTCTGTGTTTTCTGACTTTTATGATGCAGTTTGTGCAGAGGCAAAAGACCTGACAGACGAACCAACACTTCCAAGATATAGGCGTGCCCCCAAAAGATTAGATGATGGATCCAATCCCCATAGATATGACAATCCCAAGGATTACTTTAAACAGCAGTTCTTTGAAGCATTAGAACAAGCTGTAGGCACTCTTGAAAacagatttgaacaaaaaaacatGACCATCGTCAAGGAAATCGAATCACTTTTGCTAAATGCAGCAAATGGAGAGTTGTTTTCTGTGTCTGAAGAAATTGCCATGCTTTACAAAGATGATATTTCTTTTCCAAGGCTTGAACAGCAGCTCAAAATGTTGCCTGATATTTTCAAAGTTGACagtgaaaatgaaatcaaaaaagTTACCTTGATAGATACAATTTGTCAACACATGAAGGAGCCTATCACAAAGAAACTTCTGTCAGAAGTTACGAAGCTTGTACAAATTTATCTTACCATTCCAGTCACAACTGCCACACCAGAAAGATCTTTTTCGTCCTTAAGGAGGATTAAAACCTACCTCCGAAGTACAATGACGCAGGCAAGATTGAATCACTGTATGACTTGCTTTGTTCACAAAGAGAGAACAGACCAAGTCAACATCAAAGAAATAGCAAAGTCATTCATCCAGAAGATTCCAAGTCGGAAACTGTACTTTGGAAACTATTAACTATAGTTTTATTAAGACTGTTCTCTTTCAGTTTGGTTTCCAAGAATTAAGTATTGAATTATCTAAGGACTCTTCATTTtcaaacctacatgtataagtttaataaatttgttttgcaTCTGAAAAGTATTCTTTAtgtttacatatatgtactttAGAATATATTCTAGCCATTCCGAATCTCATCAAGATTAGTAATTTCTACAAGATAGCTGCAGTATTGGAGATTCTGATTGTGGTATACCTGTGATGAATGTCAATCAACTTTAAATGCACTATTTGAAGTCCTCTCATTCAACTTAGACAGGGGCTTGatattacatgttttacatcttaatttctttatattacACGTTTTACATCTTTCTTGGATTtgagcccccccacttttaagTTTGTGACTACGCCTCTGATGAGTTGTTGATTTTAATCTGATTATGAACATGAAAATCGCTGAATAGTTTTAAAGACATGTATATGTTGTATTTCTATCGAAATTTGCTGTTAGTCTTATACTGGTTGCTTTTCTGTATctcttaaatttaaatttcaccGATATACGCCTAATTTTCTAAGTTCACAAATTCTGTGCAAAAGCCGGATTGAAATGATTTTGCACCGGGCCAATGGGCACGAGTTATTACCGACTAATCACAGGCCAGCTCTCTCAGTTAGATAACCAATGGCAATGGTCGTTAGTGAGGGCGCGGTGATTTTGAAGGCAGACCTGTTATTCATCGACTcggtataaaatttatacaGAGAGCGAACTGCCTCATTCATTCATTTGACACTCGTCGAAGATGGCTCGTACAAAGCAGACTGCAAGAAAATCTACCGGAGGAAAGGCTCCACGTAAACAACTGGCTACCAAGGCCGCCCGTAAGAGCGCCCCAGCCACTGGTGGAGTCAAGAAACCCCACAGATACAGGCCCGGAACCGTCGCTCTCCGTGAGATCAGGAGATACCAGAAAAGCACAGAGTTGCTCATCAGGAAATTGCCCTTCCAGCGTCTGGTCCGTGAGATTGCTCAGGACTTCAAGACTGATCTGCGATTCCAGAGCTCCGCCGTCATGGCTCTCCAGGAAGCCAGCGAAGCTTACCTTGTTGGACTCTTTGAGGACACCAACTTGTGCGCTATCCACGCCAAGAGAGTCACCATCATGCCCAAAGACATCCAGCTTGCCAGACGTATCCGTGGCGAGAGAGCTTAAATTTCTTTGTCTCTGACAAATACAAAACGGCCGTTTTCACGGCCACCTAAACTTTTAGAAAAGATGCCTATATTACAATCAATGACGACTACAATTCAACGAAATTGCACAAGTAAAAAGTGCACATTTTGAAAACATGAGATTAAACCCTACACACATAATATGTACTTCTAAACTCTGCCCTTCTTATCATATTTCACTGTGAACTACAAACATGACAATGGTCAATGGGTAGAATGATTTGATCTGACACAATATAAAAGGCCCTTCTGAAGAGAATATATTATACTATACCATACAGCTATACATATGATTGCATtgtgattgttttttttctctgtaagTTGTGCATTTAGTCATAACATTACAAGAAAAATATTGCCGGAAAATGTAGGGCTGTACTTGCATCAGTACTTAAAATTTACCGACAGAAATGTGTATGGcacataatattttataattattgcaACCATATTTGATTCTTATACTACAGTCTCAGACATTCGTGCTATGATGCTCGCACATATAACTGTGTGTtatgttaaagaaaatataaagataGTGCAATGAATTAGTTTAAAAGTAGGAAAATTCACTACTAAAAGAGCGATTCtgcatgaaattgaaatttgtgtAATATTTGTCCCCTGTagttcttttttcatatttcagtGGTAAAGTATGTCATGAGCATGTGTTCATGTTCTTGTcggattttgttttcttttattcggTTTCCTTGTAAAGAATGGAAAGTGTATTTTTTATCTCAATGAAATGAACACTTGACTGAATCACTGGTGCATAATTCATCAAAAAGGGAAGAAATACACATTGAAATTACACTATAACTGAAATTGCTAAAGTAAATATCATCATATTgcattatgttttcattttgatatgtacTCACCGgtaagaaaaatgatttttttttctttgcatgtatttattactaGATTTAATACAGAATGTGTgtttacactttaaaaaatgatattaaacaaaagcaaaatgataataattattgtGTTCCTATGTTTTGGTAAGATGTAGAAAATCTGGAACAAATGATTTATTCAATACCACCAtccctctttttaaaaaaaaagaaacccaaaaaagttttattaaatatatcttatataaCAGAAAAGTGCCTGCAGACAACATGTCAACAAACAAGCGCCGAGGCGCGTTTACACTGTAGCCAATCAGCGTTGAGTTTACTTATTGCTAATTTTTCCCTGCCGAACTTTTCAAGGTAGAATGCTCTCTCACGGGTCGTAAATAAAGGGCATTATAAGCTATTCACGCGGCAGTAGATGATCATTTCAGTACACTCTAACTGAGAGAAAACATGTCTGGACGTGGTAAAGGAGGAAAAGGACTTGGAAAGGGGGGCGCCAAGCGTCACAGGAAAGTCTTGAGAGATAACATCCAGGGTATCACCAAGCCCGCCATCCGTCGTCTTGCACGCAGAGGTGGAGTCAAACGTATCTCCGGACTCATCTACGAGGAGACCCGTGGTGTCCTGAAGGTGTTCCTTGAGAACGTCATCCGTGACGCAGTCACATACACAGAGCACGCCAAGAGGAAGACCGTCACAGCCATGGACGTTGTCTACGCTCTGAAGAGACAGGGACGTACCCTCTACGGATTCGGTGGTTAGACAACCAACCGCCTTTGTGCTACACGCACAGGACAACAAACGGCCGTTTTAACGGCCACcaaatttttagaaaagatGCCTCTATCACACATGTTGTGAAATGTTGTACATACTGGgttatgatatatgtatatctgACATAAAGAACAGGAGTTCATGGAATACAGAAAGGGTTATTGATAAGTAGTTTATGTTAAGGCAAGGTCAAAATCACCACCCGTtccctaaccccccccccccccccccccaaaaaaaaaaaaacaagacacaCACACATCATTGTCAATCACACCTTTCCCTGACATGCTTTCTATATTCAAATTTGACTAGTACTATAACTCATTCATAAATATCAATTGCACCTTATTTCATTCAACCCAaccatatttgtatttttattatttcttttttaacaatctTGATATTTAGAATAGGGACCAAATCATTCCGTGCAGTTTAAACAAAGCAATATATTTCACCAGCTGTTAGATATAAatgtttggttatttttttattccaaaaatctatattataacatgtttaaatagacacataatatgtaaacataaacac is part of the Magallana gigas chromosome 3, xbMagGiga1.1, whole genome shotgun sequence genome and harbors:
- the LOC109617317 gene encoding zinc finger MYM-type protein 1-like: MDIKSDQSDKTSTLYEEKCQVIEDKNSAEENSNKESAQKIMEGEIVQEEKQNLVDTENTEFIDSLADESCSEKTALADDCADICCTGNTPFQPRDKAILQQTKVTIKRKNKTITRAVQGNWFDDFPWLTLCTTRKNVFCFFCRKAVKRKVLMLSKNAELAFSKNGFSNWKKAMNRFREHENSSAHKEAELNIRRLQSGAMAVSEQIEKKEQEDQKKRRLALSCQLSSLKFLLRQGLAVRGHSESEGHLTQLLKLRAEDNPTILSWIEKGRYVSPEIVNEQISLIGLEILRSVLDDVRQAKWFSIMADETMDVAYKEQLVVCVRWVDDSFNIHEDMLGLFEIHSQTSDFIALAVKDVLIRSGLPLELCRGQAYDGAPNMSGHLTGVAKQIQNQYPSSISVHCFAHCINLSVQDVTKKCSAIRDSMDLVTEIEKLICLSPKRKHLFMQKKLQETNLSSPNLRPICPTRWTVRTYAIESVIQNYKVLQDVLDDIHTNTNDEYSRRAGGQLAMMEKFSTYFGLKLSHLIFAASEQLSISIQGKNTSAQDAIRASKATVSYFERQRNDSVFSDFYDAVCAEAKDLTDEPTLPRYRRAPKRLDDGSNPHRYDNPKDYFKQQFFEALEQAVGTLENRFEQKNMTIVKEIESLLLNAANGELFSVSEEIAMLYKDDISFPRLEQQLKMLPDIFKVDSENEIKKVTLIDTICQHMKEPITKKLLSEVTKLVQIYLTIPVTTATPERSFSSLRRIKTYLRSTMTQARLNHCMTCFVHKERTDQVNIKEIAKSFIQKIPSRKLYFGNY
- the LOC136273904 gene encoding histone H3, which gives rise to MARTKQTARKSTGGKAPRKQLATKAARKSAPATGGVKKPHRYRPGTVALREIRRYQKSTELLIRKLPFQRLVREIAQDFKTDLRFQSSAVMALQEASEAYLVGLFEDTNLCAIHAKRVTIMPKDIQLARRIRGERA
- the LOC136273921 gene encoding histone H4; amino-acid sequence: MSGRGKGGKGLGKGGAKRHRKVLRDNIQGITKPAIRRLARRGGVKRISGLIYEETRGVLKVFLENVIRDAVTYTEHAKRKTVTAMDVVYALKRQGRTLYGFGG